From a single Dysidea avara chromosome 14, odDysAvar1.4, whole genome shotgun sequence genomic region:
- the LOC136244392 gene encoding uncharacterized protein isoform X1, with protein sequence MLEDFEDDFVPPLPPPLYILSNSETSNSSVSEAARNLISTSAVGSRYTANPTSSISGSRHTANPISSTSGSGHTANPTSSTSGSRHTANPISSTSGSGHTATPISSTSAVGSRHTGNPISSTSRYTANPTSRQTANPISSTSTIVTQTTGSITSAGTFNGTAGPHYSGGAWNYLTQYPPYSPAYAAYPPQSNSMWSYSSTVSQPTVSQSANHQVTDFYEQVQQLDGRVKIIEDKLAELGPVLQDGHDNDDDLGLGLSREQNITIKMICNSMSTQWKPALRKILAIVYGHQVLAVSCAVGRTNANSTPALDGRKLDIIKSTYVHVHMRNCINVYIIGLMYEHFTRRYPNEITNESINIVVNSACALSKRKLKQKE encoded by the coding sequence ATGCTGGAAGACTTTGAAGATGACTTTGTGCCACCACTCCCACCTCCATTGTACATTCTCTCAAACTCTGAAACCAGCAATTCATCAGTGAGTGAAGCTGCCAGAAATCTCATCTCTACCAGTGCAGTTGGCAGCAGATACACAGCCAATCCCACCTCCTCCATCAGCGGCAGCAGACACACAGCAAATCCCATCTCCTCCACCAGTGGCAGTGGACACACAGCCAATCCCACCTCCTCCACCAGCGGCAGCAGACACACAGCAAATCCCATCTCCTCCACCAGTGGCAGTGGACACACAGCCACTCCCATCTCCTCCACCAGTGCAGTTGGCAGCAGACACACAGGCAATCCCATCTCCTCTACCAGTAGATACACAGCCAATCCTACCAGTAGACAGACAGCTAATCCCATCTCTTCCACCAGTACAATTGTTACTCAAACTACCGGCTCGATAACATCAGCTGGTACATTTAATGGAACAGCTGGGCCTCATTATTCTGGTGGTGCATGGAACTACTTAACTCAATATCCACCATACTCACCAGCTTATGCTGCATATCCACCTCAGTCTAACAGTATGTGGAGCTATTCTTCAACAGTCTCCCAACCCACAGTTAGTCAATCAGCCAACCATCAGGTCACAGATTTTTATGAACAGGTCCAACAACTGGATGGTAGGGTAAAGATAATCGAGGATAAACTGGCTGAATTAGGGCCAGTTTTGCAAGATGGCCATGACAATGATGACGACTTGGGGTTAGGGCTCTCAAGGGAACAGAACATTACGATCAAAATGATATGCAACAGCATGTCCACACAATGGAAGCCTGCCTTGAGGAAGATACTGGCAATAGTGTATGGCCATCAAGTTCTAGCCGTGTCGTGTGCTGTGGGCAGAACCAATGCAAATTCTACCCCTGCCCTCGATGGAAGAAAGCTGGATATAATAAaaagtacgtatgtacatgttcATATGAGAAATTGCATAAATGTATACATAATAGGGTTGATGTATGAGCACTTCACAAGAAGGTATCCGAATGAAATAACGAATGAGTCCATCAACATCGTCGTGAACAGTGCTTGTGCTCTATCGAAGAGAAAACTGAAACAAAAAGAGTAG
- the LOC136244392 gene encoding sericin-2-like isoform X2: protein MLEDFEDDFVPPLPPPLYILSNSETSNSSVSEAARNLISTSAVGSRYTANPTSSISGSRHTANPISSTSGSGHTANPTSSTSGSRHTANPISSTSGSGHTATPISSTSAVGSRHTGNPISSTSRYTANPTSRQTANPISSTSTIVTQTTGSITSAGTFNGTAGPHYSGGAWNYLTQYPPYSPAYAAYPPQSNSMWSYSSTVSQPTVSQSANHQVTDFYEQVQQLDGRVKIIEDKLAELGPVLQDGHDNDDDLGLGLSREQNITIKMICNSMSTQWKPALRKILAIVYGHQVLAVSCAVGRTNANSTPALDGRKLDIIKRLMYEHFTRRYPNEITNESINIVVNSACALSKRKLKQKE, encoded by the exons ATGCTGGAAGACTTTGAAGATGACTTTGTGCCACCACTCCCACCTCCATTGTACATTCTCTCAAACTCTGAAACCAGCAATTCATCAGTGAGTGAAGCTGCCAGAAATCTCATCTCTACCAGTGCAGTTGGCAGCAGATACACAGCCAATCCCACCTCCTCCATCAGCGGCAGCAGACACACAGCAAATCCCATCTCCTCCACCAGTGGCAGTGGACACACAGCCAATCCCACCTCCTCCACCAGCGGCAGCAGACACACAGCAAATCCCATCTCCTCCACCAGTGGCAGTGGACACACAGCCACTCCCATCTCCTCCACCAGTGCAGTTGGCAGCAGACACACAGGCAATCCCATCTCCTCTACCAGTAGATACACAGCCAATCCTACCAGTAGACAGACAGCTAATCCCATCTCTTCCACCAGTACAATTGTTACTCAAACTACCGGCTCGATAACATCAGCTGGTACATTTAATGGAACAGCTGGGCCTCATTATTCTGGTGGTGCATGGAACTACTTAACTCAATATCCACCATACTCACCAGCTTATGCTGCATATCCACCTCAGTCTAACAGTATGTGGAGCTATTCTTCAACAGTCTCCCAACCCACAGTTAGTCAATCAGCCAACCATCAGGTCACAGATTTTTATGAACAGGTCCAACAACTGGATGGTAGGGTAAAGATAATCGAGGATAAACTGGCTGAATTAGGGCCAGTTTTGCAAGATGGCCATGACAATGATGACGACTTGGGGTTAGGGCTCTCAAGGGAACAGAACATTACGATCAAAATGATATGCAACAGCATGTCCACACAATGGAAGCCTGCCTTGAGGAAGATACTGGCAATAGTGTATGGCCATCAAGTTCTAGCCGTGTCGTGTGCTGTGGGCAGAACCAATGCAAATTCTACCCCTGCCCTCGATGGAAGAAAGCTGGATATAATAAaaa GGTTGATGTATGAGCACTTCACAAGAAGGTATCCGAATGAAATAACGAATGAGTCCATCAACATCGTCGTGAACAGTGCTTGTGCTCTATCGAAGAGAAAACTGAAACAAAAAGAGTAG